A window of Rufibacter sp. LB8 contains these coding sequences:
- a CDS encoding glycosyltransferase family 2 protein, protein MPLLSIIIPCYFNELNIPVTVGELVENESLFPQQVSFEYVFVDDGSKDNTFQALLNVKQAYPDKVKVVKLASNVGSYNAMVAGMEYATGECVVIISADLQDPPELMVKMYDYWRQGIKLVIASRKDRQDPFLSKLFANTFHAIMRKIAIKNLPQGGFDFVLFDGSIRQSILEMKERNTNVLYLLVWMGYDFVTIPYVRKERSVGISKWTWRKKIKLLLDSVMSFSYAPIRAISVMGIGLGMAAFLYALFLIVAKVSGAIQVEGWSSLMVVLLFVSSFQMIALGILGEYVWRGWDAARKRPLYIVEQVI, encoded by the coding sequence ATGCCTTTACTTTCCATCATAATACCTTGCTATTTCAATGAACTAAATATTCCGGTCACTGTGGGGGAGTTGGTAGAGAATGAAAGCCTGTTTCCCCAACAGGTATCATTTGAATATGTGTTTGTAGATGATGGCTCAAAAGACAACACGTTCCAAGCGCTTCTTAACGTAAAGCAGGCATATCCAGATAAGGTTAAAGTAGTGAAGTTGGCGAGTAACGTGGGGTCCTATAATGCCATGGTGGCTGGTATGGAATACGCCACTGGTGAATGCGTGGTAATTATTTCAGCTGATTTGCAAGACCCACCGGAGTTAATGGTGAAAATGTATGACTACTGGCGGCAGGGAATAAAGCTGGTGATTGCCAGCAGAAAAGACAGACAAGATCCTTTTCTTTCAAAATTGTTTGCTAATACCTTTCATGCCATTATGCGGAAGATAGCCATTAAAAATCTTCCGCAGGGTGGGTTTGACTTTGTGTTGTTTGACGGGTCCATCAGGCAAAGCATTCTGGAGATGAAGGAGCGGAACACCAATGTGCTATATCTTTTGGTTTGGATGGGCTATGATTTTGTGACAATCCCCTATGTGCGCAAGGAAAGGAGCGTGGGAATCTCTAAATGGACATGGCGCAAAAAAATAAAACTGCTTCTGGACTCAGTCATGTCCTTTTCCTATGCACCTATCAGGGCAATCTCTGTCATGGGCATCGGGCTGGGCATGGCGGCTTTTCTCTATGCCTTGTTCCTGATTGTGGCCAAAGTGAGTGGTGCCATTCAGGTGGAGGGTTGGTCTTCTTTGATGGTGGTGCTGTTGTTTGTCTCTTCTTTCCAGATGATTGCTTTGGGTATACTGGGCGAATACGTGTGGCGCGGGTGGGACGCAGCCAGGAAGCGGCCGCTGTACATAGTGGAGCAAGTAATCTGA
- a CDS encoding FdtA/QdtA family cupin domain-containing protein, with product MNLSLKVTRPYLLEFPEIGAEEVGFLAVAESSGRVPFAIKRVFWTVNTPESVLRGRHAHHVTEQILIAAQGRILVTTEQPDGQIALFVLDHPNQGVYVPPNVWHTMQYSANAVQMALASTPYLEEDYIRDYAEFKAIWK from the coding sequence ATGAATTTAAGCCTCAAAGTGACAAGACCTTACCTGTTGGAGTTTCCTGAAATAGGAGCAGAAGAAGTAGGCTTTCTGGCCGTAGCGGAAAGCAGTGGGCGGGTGCCATTTGCCATTAAGCGGGTTTTCTGGACAGTAAACACCCCAGAAAGCGTTCTAAGGGGTCGTCATGCCCATCATGTCACGGAGCAGATTCTCATTGCGGCCCAAGGCCGAATACTGGTCACTACTGAGCAACCCGATGGCCAAATAGCGTTGTTTGTGCTAGACCACCCTAACCAAGGCGTGTATGTGCCGCCAAATGTGTGGCACACTATGCAGTACTCGGCCAATGCCGTGCAAATGGCGCTGGCCTCCACCCCGTATCTGGAAGAAGATTATATCAGAGATTACGCAGAATTTAAGGCCATATGGAAGTAA
- a CDS encoding flavin reductase family protein — MADARFLTSDILQMELPYRANFVTSLSGFKSLCLVGTVDSHGTTNLSLYTQVFHVGANPPLIGMLVRPDNVVRDTLNNIIKTGFFTLNHVKPDFYQAAHHCSAHHSHSEFELCQFTPQFSMAHPSPYVQEASIKLGLKLVQRTYIKLNGTILVIGEVVETILPEDCLQPDGYIDLEKAESITASGLDSYHSTQRLSRLPNPTPDSAYSPAPQSLSSINAIS, encoded by the coding sequence ATGGCAGACGCTCGCTTTCTTACCTCAGACATTTTACAGATGGAGTTGCCCTACCGGGCGAACTTCGTCACGTCACTCTCTGGATTCAAAAGCCTTTGCCTGGTGGGCACTGTAGATTCACACGGCACTACCAACCTGAGCCTGTACACGCAGGTGTTCCACGTGGGGGCCAACCCGCCGCTCATTGGTATGTTGGTTCGGCCCGACAATGTGGTGCGCGACACGCTCAACAACATCATCAAAACCGGTTTTTTCACGCTCAACCACGTGAAACCTGACTTCTACCAGGCGGCCCATCATTGCAGCGCGCACCATAGCCACTCAGAGTTTGAGCTGTGCCAGTTCACGCCGCAGTTTTCCATGGCCCACCCGTCCCCCTACGTGCAGGAAGCCAGTATTAAACTCGGCCTGAAACTGGTGCAGCGCACTTACATAAAACTGAATGGCACCATTCTGGTCATTGGCGAAGTGGTAGAAACCATACTTCCGGAAGACTGCCTGCAGCCAGATGGCTACATTGACCTGGAGAAGGCCGAAAGCATCACCGCCTCGGGTTTGGACAGCTACCATTCCACCCAACGACTCAGCCGATTACCCAACCCTACCCCTGATTCCGCCTACTCCCCTGCCCCGCAGTCGCTCTCTTCTATAAACGCAATTTCTTAA
- a CDS encoding NAD(P)/FAD-dependent oxidoreductase, whose amino-acid sequence MAPPTTALIIGAGPAGLTAAHEFLEHTSVHPYVVEATQIIGGISATINYKGNRMDIGGHRFFSKSDRVMAWWLNILPIHLEPGQVVGELGYQGKNRPVPLAAGSPEIGPDDVMLVRQRKSRIFFRRKFFDYPLSFTLGTLSQLGFGWSVKAVASYLKQVARPIKQEKNLEEFFINRFGKHLYYTFFKAYTEKVWGVPCKEISAEWGAQRIKALSITQAARHFFKQQFSSSSQKDLAQKNTQTSLIEQFLYPKLGPGHLWEVVTRKVHAKGGEVHLGHEVIGLKLQGKRIVSATIQRTADGTTYQIQPDHIISTMPVKHLIRALGDVVPNDIQVIAEALPYRNFISVGLLLHKLNIETEDGTLIQDNWIYIQEPDVLAGRLQLFNNWSPYLVTDPQKVWLGVEYFCQEEDALWQMEDEALKQLAIAELQKLGIITADQVLDGTVVKMPKAYPAYFGAYAQFPKVQAYLDQIENLFLVGRNGMHKYNNQDHSMLTAMLAVENIAAGRTDKANLWAVNTEQEYHEGANDQK is encoded by the coding sequence ATGGCACCACCCACCACAGCCCTGATTATTGGGGCTGGCCCAGCCGGATTGACCGCGGCACATGAGTTTCTGGAGCATACCAGCGTGCACCCATATGTAGTGGAGGCCACCCAGATTATTGGCGGTATTTCGGCGACCATCAACTACAAAGGCAACCGGATGGACATTGGCGGGCACCGTTTCTTTTCCAAGTCTGACCGCGTGATGGCCTGGTGGCTCAACATACTGCCCATTCACCTGGAACCGGGCCAGGTAGTGGGGGAACTGGGGTACCAGGGCAAAAATAGACCAGTCCCGTTGGCAGCCGGCAGCCCTGAGATTGGCCCAGATGATGTCATGTTGGTGCGGCAGCGCAAATCCCGTATTTTTTTCCGGCGGAAGTTTTTTGACTACCCCTTGTCTTTCACTCTGGGCACGCTCTCCCAGCTAGGATTTGGCTGGTCTGTGAAAGCGGTGGCTAGCTACCTCAAACAGGTAGCCCGCCCCATTAAACAAGAGAAGAACCTGGAAGAGTTTTTCATCAACCGCTTCGGGAAGCACCTGTACTACACGTTTTTCAAAGCCTACACAGAGAAAGTCTGGGGCGTTCCCTGCAAAGAAATCAGCGCCGAGTGGGGAGCGCAGCGGATAAAAGCGCTCTCCATCACGCAGGCGGCCCGGCACTTCTTCAAACAACAGTTTTCATCTTCGTCCCAAAAAGACCTTGCCCAGAAAAACACGCAGACTTCTTTAATTGAGCAGTTCCTGTACCCTAAGCTGGGGCCGGGTCATTTGTGGGAAGTAGTCACCAGAAAAGTGCATGCCAAAGGCGGTGAGGTACATTTGGGGCACGAGGTGATTGGCCTGAAACTGCAGGGAAAACGCATTGTGTCGGCTACCATTCAACGCACCGCAGACGGGACCACCTACCAAATCCAACCCGACCACATCATCTCCACCATGCCCGTGAAACACCTGATTAGGGCTTTGGGTGACGTGGTTCCAAATGACATTCAAGTCATTGCAGAGGCATTGCCTTACCGGAACTTCATTTCTGTGGGTTTGCTCCTGCACAAACTGAACATAGAGACCGAGGATGGCACCTTAATCCAAGACAACTGGATTTACATTCAGGAACCGGACGTGTTGGCCGGCCGACTGCAGCTGTTCAACAATTGGAGCCCCTACCTGGTCACAGACCCGCAGAAAGTATGGCTGGGCGTGGAGTATTTCTGTCAGGAGGAAGACGCTCTTTGGCAAATGGAAGACGAGGCCTTGAAACAATTGGCCATTGCCGAGCTTCAGAAATTGGGGATCATCACGGCAGATCAGGTGCTTGACGGCACCGTGGTGAAAATGCCCAAGGCATACCCTGCCTATTTTGGTGCCTATGCCCAGTTCCCCAAAGTACAGGCCTATTTAGATCAGATTGAAAACCTGTTTCTGGTCGGTAGAAACGGCATGCACAAGTACAATAACCAGGACCATTCCATGCTCACCGCCATGCTGGCTGTGGAAAACATTGCCGCAGGCCGCACAGACAAGGCCAACCTTTGGGCTGTGAACACAGAACAAGAATACCACGAAGGAGCAAATGATCAAAAGTAG
- a CDS encoding S46 family peptidase yields MLKKLYTALLLLSVGFSYQAKADEGMWLPLLVKRLNHVDMQKQGLQLTAEEIYNVNNASLKDAIVSFGGFCTGEFISKEGLLLTNHHCGYDAIASNSTPQDNILKDGWWAQTKQQEKKNDGLFVDILVRMEDVTGQVLQGITAQTSEQERGKLVAERSRALADAAKNNNQYVSYVRDFYNGNEFYLFVYERFSDVRLVGTPPESVGKFGGDTDNWMWPRHTGDFSMFRVYMAPDGKPATYSEKNVPYRPKHHLPISMSNVKEGDFAMVFGFPGRTTRFMTGAGLSMAVDQSNPARIKLRERRLALMKESMDASPADRLKLASNYANISNYYKYYIGQNEGIKRMKTLDKKAAEEKAFQTWADGEAGRKTLYGSTLPDINASYKGQRDYNMSVIYRSEAALAPQLIAHAYQYTPLYNFLKDPKADKSKLAELTQGYQEMNTEFYASYVPAADQKIFAELMQMYYNDVPKAQHADIFKDLTTTYKGDFKKWAADVYSKSVLSSEAKAKAFLANPTLKVLENDPAFKFMRAVQLNYQNNVLPKMNEYNAALARANRLYVAGLREMSPNKVFYPDANSTLRLSYGTVQGYEPKDGVEYKYYTTLDGLAEKEDPTNEEFIVPAKLMELYRQKDYGKYGENGELRVGFITNNDITGGNSGSPVINGRGELIGLAFDGNWEAMTGDLVFDKEYKRCINVDIKYVLFIMDKFANAGHLINEMTLVNNGNPNTQFNPAINDIKMEGKMEIESETEEIKIKKKGNETKIKKEVKKKKS; encoded by the coding sequence ATGCTAAAGAAACTTTATACCGCCCTTCTGTTGCTGAGCGTAGGTTTTTCCTACCAGGCCAAGGCAGACGAAGGCATGTGGCTTCCGCTGCTGGTCAAGCGCCTGAACCACGTAGATATGCAGAAACAAGGCCTGCAACTTACCGCCGAAGAGATTTACAACGTCAACAATGCCAGCTTGAAAGATGCCATTGTGTCGTTCGGGGGATTTTGTACCGGCGAATTCATCTCCAAGGAAGGCTTGCTTTTGACCAACCACCACTGCGGGTATGATGCCATCGCGTCTAACTCCACGCCGCAGGACAATATTTTGAAAGACGGTTGGTGGGCCCAGACCAAGCAGCAGGAAAAGAAAAACGATGGCCTGTTTGTAGACATTCTGGTGCGCATGGAAGACGTGACCGGCCAGGTGCTGCAAGGCATTACGGCCCAAACGTCTGAACAGGAGCGCGGCAAATTGGTAGCTGAGCGCTCCAGAGCCTTAGCCGATGCCGCCAAAAACAACAACCAGTACGTGAGCTACGTGCGTGATTTCTACAATGGCAACGAGTTCTACCTGTTTGTCTACGAGCGTTTCTCTGATGTGCGCCTGGTAGGGACCCCGCCGGAAAGCGTAGGAAAATTCGGTGGCGACACGGACAACTGGATGTGGCCGCGCCATACCGGCGACTTCTCTATGTTTAGAGTGTACATGGCCCCAGACGGAAAACCGGCTACCTATTCTGAGAAAAACGTACCGTACCGTCCTAAGCACCATTTGCCTATTTCCATGAGCAACGTGAAGGAAGGCGATTTTGCTATGGTGTTCGGGTTCCCGGGGCGTACCACGCGGTTTATGACGGGTGCCGGTTTGAGCATGGCCGTAGACCAGTCCAATCCCGCGCGTATCAAATTGCGCGAGCGTCGGTTGGCCTTGATGAAAGAATCCATGGATGCCTCCCCTGCAGATAGATTGAAACTGGCCTCTAACTACGCCAACATCAGCAATTACTATAAATATTATATAGGGCAGAACGAGGGTATTAAGCGCATGAAAACCCTTGATAAGAAAGCCGCTGAGGAAAAAGCTTTCCAAACCTGGGCCGATGGGGAGGCGGGTCGTAAAACCTTGTATGGAAGCACTTTGCCAGACATCAACGCTTCGTACAAAGGCCAGCGCGATTACAATATGTCGGTGATTTACCGGTCAGAGGCGGCGTTGGCCCCGCAGTTAATCGCGCACGCGTATCAGTACACGCCGCTCTACAACTTCCTGAAAGACCCCAAAGCTGATAAAAGCAAACTGGCAGAATTGACACAAGGCTACCAGGAAATGAACACGGAGTTCTACGCCAGCTACGTGCCCGCCGCCGACCAGAAAATCTTTGCCGAGCTGATGCAGATGTACTACAATGACGTTCCCAAAGCCCAGCACGCTGATATTTTCAAAGACCTGACCACCACCTATAAAGGCGATTTCAAGAAATGGGCCGCTGATGTATACTCCAAGTCGGTGCTTTCTTCTGAGGCCAAAGCCAAAGCGTTTTTGGCGAACCCAACCTTGAAAGTGCTGGAAAATGACCCTGCGTTCAAATTCATGCGCGCTGTGCAGTTGAACTACCAGAACAACGTGCTGCCTAAAATGAACGAATACAACGCCGCTTTGGCGCGCGCCAACCGTTTGTATGTAGCCGGTCTGCGCGAAATGAGCCCGAACAAAGTGTTCTACCCAGACGCCAATTCTACATTGAGATTAAGCTACGGCACCGTGCAAGGCTACGAGCCCAAAGACGGCGTGGAATACAAGTACTACACCACGCTTGATGGCTTAGCCGAAAAAGAAGACCCTACCAACGAGGAGTTTATTGTACCCGCCAAACTGATGGAACTGTACCGCCAGAAAGACTATGGCAAGTACGGCGAGAACGGCGAGCTGCGCGTGGGCTTCATCACCAACAATGACATCACGGGCGGTAACTCGGGCTCACCGGTCATCAACGGAAGAGGCGAGCTGATTGGCCTGGCCTTCGACGGAAACTGGGAAGCCATGACCGGTGACTTGGTGTTTGACAAAGAGTACAAGCGCTGCATCAACGTTGACATCAAGTACGTGCTCTTTATTATGGACAAGTTCGCCAATGCCGGTCATTTAATCAACGAGATGACCCTGGTGAACAACGGCAACCCCAACACGCAGTTCAACCCCGCCATCAATGACATTAAGATGGAAGGCAAGATGGAGATAGAATCTGAAACCGAGGAAATCAAAATCAAGAAGAAAGGCAACGAGACCAAGATCAAGAAGGAAGTGAAAAAGAAGAAAAGCTAA
- the yidD gene encoding membrane protein insertion efficiency factor YidD — protein sequence MRFFLWLFQQFFLGLVWVYRYMISPLTPGSCRFTPTCSAFAHQAIVKHGPFKGGWLALKRIGRCHPWGGHGYDPVP from the coding sequence ATGCGATTCTTTCTCTGGCTTTTTCAGCAATTTTTCCTGGGGTTGGTGTGGGTGTACCGCTATATGATTTCGCCGCTCACACCGGGGAGTTGCCGGTTCACGCCCACGTGTTCGGCTTTCGCGCACCAGGCTATTGTCAAGCACGGTCCGTTCAAAGGCGGCTGGCTCGCACTCAAACGCATTGGCCGCTGTCACCCCTGGGGCGGACATGGCTATGACCCGGTGCCTTGA
- a CDS encoding nucleoside deaminase produces the protein MDNFMQAALEEAQKGYAEGGIPIGSVLVHQGKIIGRGHNRRVQNGSPILHGEMDALENAGRQTAAVYRDCVLYTTLSPCSMCSGTILLYGIPKVVVGENKTFMGEEELLKSRGVDVTVVDHQPCYDLMQQFIKEKPELWNEDIGV, from the coding sequence ATGGATAACTTCATGCAAGCAGCCCTGGAAGAGGCCCAGAAAGGCTACGCCGAAGGCGGAATTCCCATCGGCTCCGTTTTGGTGCACCAAGGTAAAATTATTGGGCGGGGCCACAACCGGCGCGTACAGAACGGCAGCCCCATCTTGCACGGCGAAATGGATGCGCTGGAGAACGCCGGCCGGCAAACCGCAGCCGTTTACCGCGACTGCGTGCTATACACCACGCTTTCGCCCTGCTCCATGTGCTCCGGCACCATCTTGCTCTATGGCATTCCTAAAGTAGTGGTGGGCGAAAACAAAACGTTCATGGGCGAAGAGGAACTGCTCAAATCTCGCGGCGTGGATGTGACGGTAGTAGACCACCAACCTTGTTATGATTTGATGCAGCAATTCATCAAAGAGAAACCCGAGCTCTGGAACGAGGATATTGGGGTTTAG
- a CDS encoding metal-dependent hydrolase has product MASAFAHAFVAFAFSKAHPLRQHAGKLAAVGAFCAVFPDADVLMFKLGVPYEHVLGHRGFSHSLVFALLLGVAVTWLFFRKIPLTSKQGMGLVALFTVCTASHALLDAMTSGGLGVAVFSPFDNTRYFLPWRPIQVSPIGVGRFFTQRGVDVLKSEFVYVGIPALCYLFSLWGIKKFLAKRTS; this is encoded by the coding sequence ATGGCTTCAGCCTTTGCCCATGCCTTTGTGGCGTTCGCGTTCAGCAAAGCACATCCTCTAAGACAACATGCCGGTAAACTTGCCGCGGTAGGTGCGTTTTGCGCTGTATTCCCGGACGCAGATGTGCTCATGTTCAAGCTGGGCGTGCCGTATGAACACGTGCTGGGCCATCGGGGCTTTTCGCATTCATTGGTTTTTGCGCTGCTCCTGGGGGTGGCTGTTACCTGGTTGTTTTTCCGGAAGATACCGCTCACCTCAAAACAAGGCATGGGACTGGTAGCTTTATTTACGGTATGTACTGCCTCGCATGCCTTGCTAGATGCCATGACCAGCGGCGGCCTGGGGGTGGCCGTTTTCTCGCCTTTTGACAACACCCGGTACTTCTTGCCCTGGCGCCCCATTCAGGTGTCGCCCATTGGGGTAGGCCGTTTTTTTACTCAGCGAGGTGTAGATGTCCTGAAAAGTGAATTTGTTTATGTGGGCATCCCGGCCTTGTGCTACTTATTTTCCTTGTGGGGAATAAAGAAATTCCTGGCCAAAAGAACTTCCTAA
- a CDS encoding NAD(P)/FAD-dependent oxidoreductase produces MEKTDFDAIVVGSGPNGLAAAIALQEVGLSVLLLEAKDTIGGGLRTKELTLPGFQHDVCSAIHPLAARSPYFQTLPLADHGLEYIYPEVAAAHPFDNGTAAALTQSLTQTAQSLGKDEKAYLKLIKGLVQDWPQLANTVLGPLQFPKNPVAMAQFGLKAMAPATTLANLYFSTPEARGLWAGMAAHSIQPLTRMTTSAIGLVLMAQAHLHGWPLPKGGSQSIANALASYFTSLGGKIETNFEVKSLAQLPSSKAVLFDMTPKQLLQIAGHTFSSVYKWQLERYQYGLGVFKIDWALSGPIPFTAPECRKAGTVHLGNTLEEITAAEQMTWDGKHPEKPFVLLAQQSVFDAFRAPKGQHTAWAYCHVPHGSTVDMTAAIENQVERYAPGFKDLILARHTMNTHQIEAYNPNYIGGDINGGVINLSQLFTRPALRSSPYRTSVKGLYLCSSSTPPGGGVHGMCGYYAADRALRDIFNLKAKPLP; encoded by the coding sequence ATGGAAAAAACTGACTTTGACGCCATTGTAGTAGGCTCCGGCCCCAACGGTCTGGCGGCGGCTATTGCTCTGCAGGAAGTGGGTTTGTCTGTTTTATTGCTTGAGGCGAAAGACACCATTGGCGGCGGCCTGAGAACCAAAGAACTGACCTTGCCCGGTTTTCAGCATGATGTCTGCTCGGCCATTCATCCGTTGGCGGCCAGATCCCCTTATTTTCAGACCTTGCCTTTGGCCGATCATGGCCTGGAGTACATTTACCCTGAGGTAGCGGCCGCGCACCCTTTTGACAATGGCACCGCGGCGGCCCTCACGCAATCCCTCACCCAAACCGCACAGAGCCTGGGCAAAGATGAAAAAGCCTATCTGAAGTTAATCAAAGGATTAGTACAGGACTGGCCTCAGCTGGCCAATACTGTGTTAGGTCCTTTGCAATTCCCGAAGAACCCAGTTGCCATGGCGCAATTTGGGTTAAAGGCAATGGCACCGGCCACCACGTTGGCCAATCTGTATTTCTCTACCCCAGAAGCGCGAGGGCTTTGGGCGGGCATGGCGGCGCATTCTATTCAGCCCTTGACGCGCATGACCACCTCGGCTATTGGTTTGGTGTTGATGGCGCAGGCACATCTGCATGGCTGGCCTCTGCCCAAAGGCGGTTCGCAGAGTATTGCTAATGCCTTGGCTTCTTACTTTACCTCTTTGGGCGGAAAGATTGAGACGAATTTCGAGGTAAAATCTTTGGCGCAGCTGCCCTCCAGTAAAGCCGTTTTGTTTGATATGACGCCTAAGCAGCTGCTGCAGATTGCGGGGCATACCTTCTCGTCTGTTTACAAATGGCAGCTGGAAAGATACCAATATGGTTTGGGCGTGTTCAAAATTGACTGGGCGCTGAGCGGACCAATTCCGTTTACCGCGCCAGAATGCCGAAAAGCGGGAACGGTGCATCTGGGCAACACACTGGAGGAAATCACGGCCGCCGAGCAAATGACCTGGGACGGAAAACATCCAGAAAAACCCTTTGTGCTCCTGGCCCAGCAGAGCGTTTTTGATGCCTTCCGTGCCCCAAAAGGCCAGCACACGGCCTGGGCCTATTGCCACGTGCCGCACGGCTCTACCGTTGACATGACCGCCGCTATTGAGAACCAAGTGGAACGGTACGCGCCTGGTTTTAAAGATTTGATTCTGGCTCGCCACACCATGAACACGCACCAAATAGAAGCCTACAACCCCAACTACATTGGAGGCGATATCAACGGCGGCGTGATTAATCTGAGTCAACTGTTCACCCGTCCAGCCTTGCGCTCTTCGCCTTATAGAACCTCAGTTAAAGGTTTGTATTTATGTTCTTCGTCTACGCCCCCGGGGGGCGGGGTGCATGGTATGTGCGGGTATTATGCCGCCGACCGGGCGCTCAGAGACATTTTCAACTTGAAAGCCAAACCACTTCCGTAG
- the lgt gene encoding prolipoprotein diacylglyceryl transferase, translating into MLNFITWDVSPDIFSIGPVTVRWYGLLFAMAFVLTQPLEKYIYRKDGRTDEDVDILTMYMIVGTVIGARLGHCLFYNPDYYLSNPLEIFKIWEGGLASHGGTIGILTALYMFCRKYKFNYLWVLDRIVIVVAVGGACIRTGNLMNSEIIGKPSGAPWAFKFMRNAETFNGVPAYVDPRHPSQLYEALFCVVLFLLLFFLWKKGAGMVRGLLFGLFVTLLFSFRFLVEFTKENQEKFEDALPLNMGQWLSIPLVLVGIAVLFYAYQNRRQPSLPMTTSYK; encoded by the coding sequence ATGCTGAATTTCATCACTTGGGATGTTTCCCCTGATATTTTTTCCATTGGCCCGGTGACCGTTCGCTGGTACGGACTGCTGTTTGCCATGGCGTTTGTCTTGACCCAGCCCCTGGAGAAATACATCTACCGCAAAGACGGCCGCACCGACGAGGACGTGGACATTCTCACAATGTACATGATTGTGGGCACGGTCATTGGCGCGCGCCTGGGCCATTGTTTGTTTTACAACCCAGACTATTACCTGTCTAACCCGCTGGAAATTTTCAAAATCTGGGAAGGCGGCCTGGCCAGCCACGGCGGCACCATCGGGATTCTCACCGCGCTGTATATGTTCTGCCGGAAATACAAGTTCAACTACCTCTGGGTCCTGGACCGCATTGTGATTGTGGTGGCCGTAGGCGGCGCCTGTATTAGAACCGGTAACCTGATGAACTCAGAAATCATTGGCAAGCCTTCTGGCGCGCCCTGGGCGTTCAAATTCATGCGCAACGCTGAAACCTTCAACGGCGTGCCGGCTTACGTAGACCCGCGCCACCCCAGCCAGTTGTATGAAGCCCTATTCTGCGTGGTGCTGTTCCTGCTGCTGTTCTTCCTCTGGAAAAAAGGGGCCGGCATGGTCAGAGGGTTGCTTTTCGGGTTGTTCGTGACGCTGTTGTTCTCGTTTAGGTTCTTAGTAGAGTTCACCAAGGAAAACCAGGAAAAATTTGAAGACGCCCTGCCCCTGAACATGGGCCAATGGTTGAGCATTCCGCTGGTGCTGGTGGGAATTGCCGTGCTCTTCTACGCCTACCAAAACCGCCGACAGCCCTCCCTGCCCATGACTACCAGTTACAAATAG
- a CDS encoding NAD(P)/FAD-dependent oxidoreductase, translated as MSTVTTDICIIGAGPVGLFAVFEAGLLKMKCHVIDALPQVGGQLSEIYPKKPIYDIPGFPTILAGDLIKNQMDQIAPFHATFTLGERVETLDKQEDGSFKVTTSEGTEVFCKVVVIAGGLGSFEPRKPAIDNLTNYEGGKGVNYMILDPEYYRGKRVVLAGGGDSALDWAIFLADIAEELTLVHRGTTFRGAPESAAKVASLAEEGHMRLLLKSNVTEVHGEGQLNAVTVVPDGGEAFQIETDYFIPLFGLVPKLGPLENWGLELEKSAIVVNTFDYSTNIPGVYAIGDINTYPGKLKLILCGYHEAALMAQSAYSIINPDKKFVLKYTTVNGVPTM; from the coding sequence ATGTCAACAGTAACTACTGATATCTGTATTATTGGAGCCGGTCCGGTGGGGCTCTTCGCGGTGTTTGAGGCCGGTCTGCTCAAAATGAAGTGCCACGTGATAGACGCCCTGCCACAGGTGGGCGGGCAATTGTCTGAAATTTATCCTAAGAAACCCATCTATGACATTCCCGGCTTCCCCACCATTCTGGCCGGCGACCTGATCAAAAACCAGATGGACCAGATTGCCCCTTTTCACGCCACGTTCACCTTGGGCGAGCGCGTAGAAACTTTAGACAAACAAGAAGACGGCAGCTTTAAAGTCACCACCTCAGAGGGCACCGAAGTTTTCTGTAAAGTGGTAGTCATTGCTGGCGGCCTGGGTTCTTTTGAGCCACGCAAGCCCGCCATTGACAACCTGACCAATTATGAAGGTGGCAAGGGCGTGAACTACATGATTCTGGACCCTGAGTATTACCGCGGCAAACGCGTAGTCCTGGCTGGTGGTGGCGACTCGGCCCTGGACTGGGCTATTTTCTTAGCTGACATTGCTGAAGAACTGACGCTCGTACACCGAGGCACTACCTTTAGAGGCGCACCAGAGTCGGCGGCAAAAGTGGCTAGTTTGGCGGAGGAAGGCCATATGCGCCTGTTACTGAAATCTAACGTGACCGAAGTACACGGCGAAGGCCAACTGAACGCGGTGACCGTGGTGCCAGACGGCGGCGAGGCATTCCAGATTGAGACAGATTACTTTATCCCGCTCTTCGGGTTGGTGCCTAAATTGGGACCGCTGGAGAACTGGGGCCTGGAGCTGGAGAAGTCAGCCATTGTGGTGAACACTTTTGACTACAGCACCAACATACCCGGCGTGTACGCCATTGGCGATATCAACACCTACCCCGGCAAGTTGAAGCTGATTCTCTGCGGGTACCATGAAGCCGCTTTGATGGCGCAGAGTGCGTACTCCATCATCAACCCAGACAAGAAATTCGTTTTGAAATACACTACCGTGAACGGGGTGCCCACCATGTAA